Proteins found in one Brachypodium distachyon strain Bd21 chromosome 5, Brachypodium_distachyon_v3.0, whole genome shotgun sequence genomic segment:
- the LOC100826105 gene encoding auxin response factor 9, whose translation MAAAAMEMSNHAPGSAPGICSDALFHELWHACAGPLITVPRQGERVYYFPQGHIEQLEASTNQQLDQYLPMFNLPSKILCSVVNVELRTEADSDEVYAQIMLQPQDEQSELTSAGPPQELERGTIHSFCKTLTASDTSTHGGFSVLRRHAEECLPQLDMSQNPPCQELVAKDLHGAEWHFRHIFRGQPRRHLLTTGWSVFVSSKRLVAGDAFIFLRGGNGELRVGVRRHMRQVNNMPSSVISSHSMHLGVLATASHAISTGTLFSVFYKPRTSRSEFVVSVNKYLEAKKQNMSVGMRFKMKFEGDEALERRFSGTIVGMGSTPTMPSSQWADSDWKSLKVQWDEPSSILRPDRVSLWELEPLDSANPQTPEPPLRNKRARALASPSVVPDLPPNFGLWKSPSEPSQTLSFSEPQRARELFPTSIFSSTNVMFDQFYWPGRETKDGSYAASTNKVTAERKHEPTTTGGCRLFGIEISSTVEETQPVVTASVGDHDQTAASVDMDSSVLSQPSNINNSDAPAGSSERALLETQSRQVRSCTKVIMKGMAVGRAVDLARLDGYGDLHRKLEEMFDIHGELCSTLKRWQVVYADDEDDMMLVGDDPWDEFCGMVKRIYIYSYEEAKQLAPKAKTPVIDGATKSEWCELMT comes from the exons GAATCTGTAGCGATGCACTATTCCATGAGCTATGGCATGCTTGTGCTGGCCCGCTGATCACGGTACCTAGACAAGGTGAACGTGTCTATTACTTTCCTCAGGGCCATATAGAACAG CTCGAGGCTTCCACAAACCAGCAGCTTGACCAGTACCTGCCGATGTTCAACCTACCATCCAAGATACTATGCAGTGTGGTGAACGTAGAACTCCGG ACGGAAGCTGATTCAGATGAAGTTTACGCTCAAATTATGTTGCAACCGCAAGATGAG CAAAGTGAGCTCACAAGTGCGGGTCCACCACAAGAACTTGAGAGAGGCACGATACATTCGTTTTGCAAGACACTAACAGCTTCAGATACGAGCACCCATGGAGGTTTCTCTGTTCTTAGGAGACATGCTGAAGAGTGTCTTCCTCAGCTG GACATGTCTCAAAACCCACCATGTCAAGAGTTAGTTGCCAAAGATCTCCATGGAGCTGAGTGGCATTTTCGTCACATCTTTCGTG gacaacctaggaggcatcTACTTACAACTGGCTGGAGTGTCTTTGTTAGCTCAAAAAGATTGGTTGCTGGTGATGCATTTATCTTTCTGAG AGGTGGAAATGGTGAGTTACGGGTGGGTGTACGGAGGCATATGAGACAAGTAAATAACATGCCGTCATCTGTCATATCAAGCCACAGCATGCATCTTGGAGTTCTTGCAACAGCCTCCCATGCCATCTCCACCGGGACcctgttttctgttttctacAAACCCAG AACAAGCCGATCTGAGTTTGTTGTGAGTGTTAACAAGTACCTTGAAGCTAAGAAGCAGAACATGTCTGTTGGAATGAGATTTAAGATGAAGTTTGAAGGCGATGAAGCTCTTGAAAGAAG GTTCAGTGGAACAATTGTTGGTATGGGGAGCACGCCGACAATGCCATCGTCTCAATGGGCAGATTCTGACTGGAAATCTCTCAAG GTCCAATGGGACGAGCCTTCATCTATTCTTCGTCCAGATAGAGTTTCACTATGGGAATTGGAACCACTGGATTCAGCTAATCCTCAAACCCCTGAACCTCCATTGAGGAATAAGCGTGCAAGAGCTCTAGCTTCACCTTCTGTGGTTCCAGATCTTCCTCCAAATTTTG GACTATGGAAGTCACCATCTGAACCAAGCCAAACCCTCTCATTTTCGGAACCACAACGGGCTCGAGAGTTATTTCCCACTTCAATCTTCTCATCAACAAACGTTATGTTCGATCAGTTCTACTGGCCAGGAAGAGAAACAAAGGACGGCTCTTATGCTGCAAGCACTAACAAAGTCACTGCTGAAAGAAAGCACGAACCAACAACTACTGGTGGTTGCAGATTATTTGGAATTGAGATAAGCTCTACTGTGGAGGAAACACAGCCCGTGGTTACTGCTTCAGTTGGCGATCATGACCAAACTGCTGCATCTGTTGACATGGACTCTAGTGTGCTCTCGCAGCCATCCAATATCAACAATTCTGATGCCCCAGCAGGAAGCAGTGAGCGTGCTCTTCTTGAGACCCAAAGTCGCCAAGTTAGAAGCTGCACAAAG GTAATTATGAAAGGAATGGCGGTTGGAAGAGCAGTGGACTTGGCAAGGCTAGATGGGTACGGTGATCTTCATCGCAAGTTGGAGGAGATGTTTGATATACATGGGGAGCTATGTTCCACACTGAAGAGATGGCAGGTTGTTTACGCCGATGATGAGGATGATATGATGCTTGTTGGGGATGATCCTTGGGA TGAGTTTTGCGGCATGGTGAAAAGAATTTACATTTATTCATATGAGGAAGCGAAGCAGTTGGCACCTAAGGCTAAGACACCGGTCATCGATGGCGCCACCAAATCTGAGTGGTGTGAACTCATGACATGA
- the LOC100826728 gene encoding putative pentatricopeptide repeat-containing protein At5g08490 gives MLLLPTRLVKPGCCFSPTISPRLAHAALCWNRLHKSDAHSLFDAVPATDHRHCSELLRARTANGDHSGSISLLRGMLGRGLRPDRLALAAAIKSASALRDGESLGRCLHGFVVRTGHAAGVAVAKAVMDMYGRCGTLADARLVFDEMSCPDTVCWNILITGSSRAGYFDDVFDLFRSMVACGADESMPTAVTVAVVIPVCAKLRVLRAGMSIHGYVVKTGLESDTLCGNALISLYAKCGGSGTMDDAHRAFSSIGCKDVVSWNSIIAGHSENGLFKEALALFGQMTSDKCLPNYSTVANILPVCSFMEHGKYYGKEVHGFVFRVGLYVDISVCNALMTHYSKVYEMRAAESIFRSMNTRDIITWNTIISGYLMNGYHSRVLDLFHRLLSTGMTPDSVSLISLLTACAQVGDAKGGMGVHGYIFRHPVLHQETSLMNSLVSFYSQCNRFDDALHAFADILSKDSISWNAILSACAKRGKHIEEFFKLFNEMCHEVTRWDSVTILNVVRVSNLCGSTKMVREAHGYSLRVGYIGETSVANAILDAYAKCGYPQDADVLFRNLAVRNIVTYNTMISCYLKNSSVEEAEIIFNQMSKKDQTTWNLMIQVYAQNGMCDQAFSLFRQLQCPDTISITNILLACIHLSLVQLVRQCHGYMLRASLEDIHLEGSLLDAYSKCGNITDAYNLFQVSPTKDLVTFTAMIGGYAIHAGLVDAGIKIFKSVREIYRIEPTAEHYTCMVDLLSRGGRLQDAYNFALDMPPHLVNANAWGSLIGACKVHGDVRIGQLAADQLFSMEFGDIGNYVTVSNIYAAGEEWDGVEHVRKLMKSKDMKKPAGCSQALS, from the exons ATGCTCCTGCTCCCCACAAGGCTGGTCAAACCCGGATGCTGCTTCTCTCCTACAATCTCCCCCCGTCTCGCCCATGCCGCTCTCTGCTGGAACCGGCTCCACAAAAGCGATGCGCACAGCCTGTTCGACGCGGTGCCTGCAACGGACCACAGGCACTGCAGCGAGCTGCTCAGGGCGCGGACAGCGAACGGGGATCATTCCGGTTCTATCTCCCTCCTTCGCGGGATGCTCGGGCGGGGCCTCCGGCCCGACAggctcgcgctcgccgcggcGATCAAGTCGGCGTCCGCGCTCCGGGACGGCGAATCCCTGGGGAGGTGCCTCCACGGGTTTGTTGTCAGGACCGGGCACGCCGCGGGCGTGGCTGTGGCGAAGGCGGTCATGGACATGTACGGGAGGTGTGGGACTCTCGCGGACGCCCGCCtggtgtttgatgaaatgaGCTGCCCTGATACGGTGTGTTGGAACATCCTGATCACTGGGTCCTCCAGGGCTGGGTATTTTGACGACGTGTTTGACTTGTTCCGGTCGATGGTTGCATGTGGTGCAGATGAGAGCATGCCGACCGCTGTGACGGTGGCTGTCGTCATTCCGGTATGTGCAAAGTTGAGGGTGTTGAGGGCTGGGATGAGTATCCACGGCTATGTCGTCAAGACCGGGTTGGAATCTGATACTTTGTGTGGAAATGCATTGATATCACTGTATGCAAAATGTGGTGGAAGTGGGACCATGGATGATGCTCATAGAGCATTTTCTTCAATCGGTTGCAAGGATGTTGTTTCATGGAATTCAATCATCGCAGGACACTCTGAGAACGGGTTGTTCAAAGAAGCACTCGCGCTATTTGGTCAGATGACCTCAGACAAATGTCTTCCAAATTATTCAACAGTCGCTAATATTCTTCCTGTATGCTCATTCATGGAGCACGGGAAGTACTATGGCAAAGAAGTGCATGGTTTCGTCTTCCGGGTTGGTTTATATGTGGACATATCTGTTTGTAATGCACTGATGACACATTATTCCAAGGTGTATGAAATGAGGGCTGCGGAATCAATATTCAGAAGTATGAATACAAGAGATATCATTACCTGGAACACAATAATTTCTGGATATCTGATGAACGGGTACCACTCTAGGGTGTTAGACCTGTTCCATAGGCTTCTTTCTACAGGAATGACTCCTGATTCAGTTTCATTGATCAGTCTGCTCACTGCTTGTGCTCAAGTAGGTGATGCCAAAGGGGGGATGGGGGTTCATGGTTATATTTTTCGACATCCAGTACTTCATCAGGAAACATCCTTAATGAATTCTCTTGTTAGCTTTTATAGCCAGTGTAACAGGTTTGATGACGCTCTTCATGCTTTTGCTGATATTTTGAGCAAGGACTCGATATCATGGAATGCAATTCTATCTGCCTGTGCTAAAAGAGGAAAACATATTGAAGAGTTCTTTAAACTCTTCAATGAAATGTGCCACGAGGTGACTCGGTGGGACTCGGTCACAATCTTGAATGTCGTCCGCGTGAGTAACTTGTGTGGCAGCACTAAGATGGTTCGGGAAGCTCATGGATATTCCTTGCGAGTTGGTTATATTGGTGAAACTTCAGTTGCAAATGCTATTCTCGATGCATATGCAAAGTGTGGCTACCCACAGGATGCAGATGTACTCTTCAGAAATCTTGCAGTTCGGAACATTGTAACGTACAATACTATGATTTCTTGCTACCTGAAGAATAGCTCTGTAGAGGAAGCTGAGATTATTTTCAACCAGATGTCTAAGAAAGATCAGACGACATGGAATCTCATGATCCAAGTGTATGCACAGAATGGTATGTGTGATCAAGCTTTCAGTCTATTTCGTCAGTTGCAGTGTCCTGATACTATCAGCATTACAAATATTCTCCTGGCTTGCATCCATTTGAGTCTGGTACAACTTGTGAGACAATGCCATGGCTACATGCTCAGAGCATCTCTGGAAGACATTCATCTTGAAGGATCCCTTCTTGATGCATATTCGAAGTGCGGGAACATAACCGATGCATACAACCTATTTCAAGTCAGCCCTACCAAGGACCTTGTGACGTTCACTGCCATGATAGGAGGTTATGCAAT TCATGCTGGACTTGTTGATGCAGGAATCAAGATTTTCAAGTCTGTCAGAGAGATTTACAGAATTGAACCGACGGCAGAGCATTACACATGCATGGTTGACCTTCTTTCCCGTGGCGGACGTCTCCAAGATGCATATAATTTTGCCTTGGATATGCCCCCTCACTTGGTCAATGCCAATGCTTGGGGCTCTCTAATAGGGGCGTGCAAGGTCCATGGAGACGTCAGAATCGGCCAGCTCGCAGCTGATCAATTGTTCTCCATGGAGTTTGGGGACATTGGGAACTATGTCACTGTGTCAAATATATACGCAGCTGGTGAGGAATGGGATGGTGTTGAGCATGTCAGGAAACTGATGAAGTCCAAGGATATGAAGAAACCTGCAGGATGCAGCCAGGCACTTTCATAG
- the LOC104585342 gene encoding uncharacterized protein LOC104585342, which produces MTGCRLGAIDMILLPLPTYGFWYLMVANFKKKFILFFTGLDIGIFVMKLIKSHDGDTILCFEPEKAKALRKILTYYLIAHPCNECLMTETKEIFSKHNVPFDYKTPGYCPWTWETFC; this is translated from the exons ATGACAGGGTGTCGGCTTGGCGCCATTGATATG ATACTGCTACCACTACCCACGTATGGCTTTTGGTATCTCATGGTGGCAAACTTCAAGAAAAAG TTTATCCTTTTCTTTACAGGGCTGGACATTGGTATTTTTGTCATGAAACTTATCAAAAGCCATGATGGAGATACTATTTTATGTTTTGAGCCA GAAAAGGCAAAGGCATTACGGAAAATTCTAACATATTACTTGATTGCGCATCCGTGCAATGAGTGTTTAATGACAGAGACAAAGGAAATCTTTTCTAAGCAT AATGTTCCTTTTGATTACAAG ACACCAGGTTATTGCCCATGGACATGGGAAACATTTTGTTGA